The sequence below is a genomic window from Ischnura elegans chromosome 2, ioIscEleg1.1, whole genome shotgun sequence.
CATATAACTTATATCTTTGTATCTAAATTGTGTCTTGATCCATGGATTTAAGATAGGTGGACAGGAATAAAGAggttatgaaatttttgttatgaaaaaattaaaatcgatcgTTTACGAACAAATTAGGATGCCCACATTTGCAATGCAAATCATGAATGCCCAATGTCACCATTAACTTTGATACAATTTGGGATCAAAAATCTCCATGTTTAATTTTGTGAGTAATACGTTTTGGCGATATGGCGTAAATTTAATTTCCCATGCGTCGTTAAAATACTTTTACAACAGCTGTGGCTTCGAATTTTCCTTGTATTGATTTGGTGTATGGTTAGCTTAATGACTTCGAtggttttaatgaataaataataagtttttaaCAAACAAAACCTTAAAGAtgtggttgaaataaataatattttaagttttagttAAAATAAAGTAGACACTTCAAAACGtaagtttaatattaaaaaatgactgTCTTGATTAGGTGATTTTGAAGGTCTCAAATATTTCATATCTCAAGAGGACTTGTTATGCTTTGGAATTAAGGGCTTCAATTTCTCGATGAGGGATATGATAAGAAACTGTATGATTAAGAAGAGCGCCAATGACTCGCTGAGCAATCACGCCTCACCTTGCGAGATGAAGTCTCCGATCTTGGCGCCGATGCCCGACGCGGAGATGGCGTTGGCCACATCCCTCGCCGTCGACACGAATCCTTTGAGCGCTTCGGCGCCCTCTTTGGGGTTCCATCGGAGGCTGCGCTCGCTCAGGAAGCGGACGGCGTTGTCCACGGCGAACGCCTCCAGCGCGGCCTCCCGCTCCTCCGCGCCCTCTCCCGGCAGCTCGAGCGCCGTGCCGCGCCCCGACCGCTCCTCCCCGGCACCCGACTCCCGCACCAGTTCCAGCCCCGCGCCCAGCCGCACCCTCTCCTGCCCGAAGAAGGCCCGCATGGCGCGGAACGCGTGCACCTGCACGCATTTGATGGAGTCGCGGCGCAAGCACTCGCTGAACGCGTCCTCGGCGTCCGGGGGGGCTTCCGGGGGCGGAGGCGCCGGCGCCTCGGGCACGGAGGCGCCGGCGCAGCACGAGGCGGCGAGGGCCAGCATCAGGACGAGCGCCAGGGGCGTCATGGCCCTGGCGCGGACGGAGCGGCGGAGAAGAGCAGGGGGTCGAGCACGGAGCCCTGAGGGACGCGAGCGAAGGAGCGCGCGCTCGGCTGTGCAGAGTGCAGTGGTGCGGCTTGCGCGTCGGAGGACGCCCAGGGCAAGCGAGCGATGAGCGTGTGGAGGGCAAGGGCGCGCCCCGGCGCATGTTATATATACGCACGAGGAAGGGACAGGGGACCCCCTCCCCCCGCACTGTAAACACGTTCCCATTTTTTCGCCCCCCCTACCCCCGACACCATTAGTGCAGCTCCAcccccggcggcggcggcggcggccggtCTATTCGAGCACCCTCTCTCTGCCCCCGCGAAAGGGGATGATCGCCCCATTCTTCCAACCCGGTTCCGCCGCCTCCGATGGAATGAGGCGGATGCCTCCGAAGTGAGCACTAATTGTAAAGTGGAAATCGCAGCCATTCACGCGCTGCTCTCTCGACGCGATGCGAAACGCAGTCTATTTCATCAAGGACGAATGATTCGCCACAAAACTCCTGCCAATATCCAATTTGAGTCATGAAGGGCAGTAAACGTTCCAGTTATTTGGGTGAAATGATACTTACTCCACCCTTTTCATCTATAAATTTAACCGATCTATAACTTCGTCAACCGGGAAAgattatatcttattttttatatgactattattttcatatttcggaAATgttcaaattcatgatttttcattgctaaaatacAAGAAGCAGTCGTTATTTAATAGATGAACGACAAGATTCCTTTTAATCCTACCGAAAATACAAAGCTCTAATTTGTCTtgttaaatccattttatatttGCGGTGGTTTATTTTCGTCGAAAAATAAGTTTTAGCTGTGTTATCAAAACAAAAGAATGTTAGTGAATTACATGGCACCTTAATACCCTTTGCACGGGACTGAACGAAGTGATTTGTCCACGCAATTTTTATTACCTTGAAGCATTTGTTTATAAAGGTTAGACATTTATTCATCGTTCTCTGTCAAGTCACTTGCGATCTTTTTGGTTTTTCAATCATCCCTCTTgtgttataaattataaatttattgcaGGTAGagcatattcattgaaaaattaaggaacttaaataaaaattttttttacactttcttgaacaatattgtgcaaccttatTTTTCCTCTATACTTGCTTATCAATGCGAATATTATGAATTTACATACTGAAAGTAAATGGAGGATAATCTTAATGTTTCATTCACTAATTCCTATTCTTCAACTAGAGATATTATGACAGCATTGTAAAACAACAGCACTCAGCTTCTGCCTCACTACAGCTATTGCTTTAAGTCAAGGGTGATAGATCAGTAGGTGTTAGGTCATGTATGATATTATTGAAACCTCACTgaggaatataaatttaaatagtgTTTATCTAACGCAAAATAGGTATAGTATTTGCCAgaagtgtttttaatgaattttctctaCGTTTTTCATTAGGTATATTAGAGTATTTTCCTAATTAAAATGTTTATACTAAATTTGTACGTCAGCGTTAAATATTTCTGCTATATAGtggagaaaattataattgggtgttataaatattgaatgcgtcattaaaatcattaaaattgtaAGGGCTCCCTCCAGCGTCACAAATAATGTTTGGAGATTTCCTTGAATTATTCGCTCCGCCGTTTTATCTCATAATCCTGAATCGAGCTATTCATTTGTGTCGGTATGCATTTTTTCCGTGAGTACTTTGGTAGCTCTAATCCTGATTACAGGTAATTATTCGGATAATTAGGATGGTTATGCAAGTAATTATCGCGTTTCAGTTGTAGTGCCGGATGTTGAAGAGAGCATTACATGGTAGTCTGAAATATGGTTAGCTGACATTTTAGGCTGTACTTCGgaatattcatatctttttgaAAAAGCCTATGAGTCCACCATTTTGTCCTTCTTTTTTAACCGCTAGGAAATATAGGGAATTTGTTTCTCACGTATGAcatacaattgaaaataatgctgtaatGACTGTAATTGAGGCGAGTTTTCTCGTTAACGAGAAGTTTTATCGGATAAACTGTTATCcagctgtatttatttttttaaatgcttgcaCTTATTTGACTGTTCTTTTATTTAGATGccctaattaatatttttttggcagCGTCCATTTTGACACATATCTGAGTATTAATAGCAAGCTAAAATCgaaagaaatataatgatacctcCGCTATAGTTTGCTTAAGAGCCTATTTCCTACATCTTACGAATTGTGAACTACGAAATACAATAAATTTAGTATCCCTATGTATTGAGGACGATGTCGTAGCAACAAAGTGGTTGAATTGTCGTGCTTCGTACTGACGTCCAATAGCAAAGTTGTCGTGGGGTCAAATTGAGGTGAAGCTATCTAGCTTTGAATTCCTACTTGAAATTCGTGATGGGTATCTTTCTAACGTGAAAAACTGATGGAGACAATTTGAAGATGGTAGCTGCGaattttaaaacgtatttaatGTGTTTATTGTGACTTATATCCTAataattcaccaaataaattataaaacatttttaatctcTAAAATGTCGAAATAGTTAAAATGTTTTTAGAACtgtaaaatatatctttatttgtAAATGCTTAAGCCGATAATTGCATAACTtagcattttttcaaaatttcgtatTTTATCTGAGTAAGTTATCCGTGGCGTTCTCAAGTACTTTTTTGAACAGTTCTCTTTTGACCGACGCAGTTCAGAATTTCATATTTACTCCATCATGGCTCTaaacaaatgtaaaagaagaacattaaaaatatataaatatgaaagtGACCGTCCATATAAGAGTGTAAAAAAAGAGTGTAGTATGCAAGAAAAATAAAGGCAAGGAGAGGATTTCACAGGTCAATTATAAATTGACTTACAATCGAATTATTCATGTTTATGAATACCTTTTTTCATCGTTTTATGGTCAAAATGAGATAACAGCAAGGTAAAACCCCTCCATGAACTGGACTAAGAATTCGATTGATTTCTAAATTTACAGTTTACATTGTGTTACTTAAAGTATATTTAACCTCATAATGCTGTAGATAATTTTGACTTTAATTTGATTTAGAATTCCCTtcgatagttttttttaccatctcATTGTCATTTGGCATATATTATATTCTGTTAAGACTTAAATGATATATTTAGCGATTTAAGGTTATACATTAAGGAAATTAATTGTGATttacaaaatatgaatttaatttccaCCCACTACAGTTTTTATTCCACCAAAAAGTTACATTTGTCAGATGCAAGCTCTTGAATTATTCCCAATGTATTTGTTTTAGTAGACGCacggtgggtgggggggggggtaactGATGGGGCTACAGATGTGTTGAGTGGATGtctgagggaggaggaggaggaattcTGGGAAGAGTGGTGTGAGGGATGTTTTGAAAAGCTCTAAAggcgttgaatatatttttcattccatcaaGCCAAATGGTATCAGCTAATTATGTTAATCATGAAATAATGCGAATTTAACTGTAAAACGGTGATCAACGACCCTGTTTTCGACCTATAATGTCATCCTCAGGACTTAAAATGATTTGATTTATCGTAATCCCTGTGGTTCGATTCTTTTAATGCATGAATCATTTGGATTGAAATTTGTGTGATTTTATCATTGCCATTACTTTGTTTCGGCTTTTCCTGACTGGCGAATTAAAAGTGGGGGGGCGGTCTGCCGCTATTGTTTTATGGAACacagagtaaattttaaaatttaacgtgACTTTTCTAAGCAAGctccatttattttcctctgaatGATGCAGTGCTGAACGTGTATGCGTTTCATggctatttttccattattcggCTCTCCTGGAATGTCCGTTGGCATTGCATACACTTCAGGCGCGCAGAAAAAAGTCGCCATCCGCCTTGCCTTAAGAAACTCGCTCATTCCATTCCTTCCGCAAGCAACTGTTGCTGATGCATTGAGCCACCACATTGCTGTTGCAATCATGTGATGGGCATAATCTCTCGCGCTTAAAATGGCCTGACCAATAGgaaaataggcaaaataatatgaccaattttcagttttatttcttttgagaGTTTTAACGTAGACTCTCATCCTAGTGGGCTCGTAAACCCATTTATATTACGTACTATATTGTAGTACGGTTTAAGTGATTAAGAGACTACTTTCATTCGTTTTATCACCTACCGATCGACGATCTGAACCCTTATGCAGATCAATTGATGACGTTATAAACAGTGGATGACTTCTTCTTCACTACTCTGGGGTTTGTCACACTGACGCTTCTTGTTGTACACACTCTTGAGAGTCTGCGAGTGGTTCTTTTTGAACGAGTTAATGCGCTAGAActtaaatgacgtcaccaactcatgaaaatatgGGTGGTGACTTTCTCGATATTTTACAATCGCATTATCAGAAATAGGATGGATGcggaaatatttttgatttcgtCGCAACTTATCTCTGCCTTCTATTATGAGAATCCCTTTTAATAAATTGGGATTTACGTTCAGAATTTTAATCCCCCTTGGCTTGGATTAGCtctctcatttattttcctttccatgtGGTTTGAAATAGAGTTACTAACATTCTCAATTTATGaacacataaattttaaaaaagtagtgCATATGGTGGAGGTAGTGGTTGCTTCTGAAAAAGCAGGCACTACTTTAATAATTCATCAAAAAGGAGCAACATTCCGTGACGAGGAGCCAAACATTGGTTAGCAATGAATTCCGTTGTGATCTACCATAGGTTACGGTATGAGTTGACGTTTTAACctctcaattttttaatattctcttccAATTTTACCCAAGCTCCCTTCTTGTAGCCAACAGCAACAGTACAGCATTCACTGCATACCCTATTTTAAGGCCGCAGTTAGAAAGAATTCTGAGGGTGGGGTGTACTGGAAGGTAGGAATAGAACTTGGGGgataacatttattaattttactttctggtgattattttctatcactattatatctattatccacatataaaagtgaatgagaccatattgcatccacacgcttgccgcgtcgccgtactctccgccatCGCCGGCTAGAACCGGAGTcaaccgcacgctcgaaaaatcgatttataattcggggttgcaagttggtgcaaggatTTACTTGAGGTCCACAATGTAAAAgtttcatagaacgacgtggtatcagtcacttggcggaagtacgaggcaatatctactttttatctacgtttatgtaaaaaaaatgggctgaaaacaggctccaccattttgttatatatctacggatattgatgaaacaaaatctttaaaaacccttcaaatggaagaaaaagaagtgtaaattaagatggtataacaattttgtcgataaaactattcatgaaaccactgcacgatgataaacttggcaattttcagaaaaaatcaagggtggtcgtttttcgctaaatttgttcaaatttcacCTCACTTATactgttaacgtgaaaacacgggaatgaaataatctggaaattggtgtagaatttatttgaaaacatgtatgcgaagtttcaacttcctagctcaaaaaaatcttttttgatgttttggccagcttttttcgtttatagcccactgtgcgctggcgTTGTCCCCATCAGTGCGTTCCATACAAGCTTGGATTATGTTGCCGAGTAGGGCGTattttaataagtttaaaaaaaacgccTTCGCCGCAGTGATTACGGTCGAGTGATCCACttaattccaatattttgaatGTGGTATCTGTACTAGCaaggaatattattgaaaacttttgaattgttttaaataatataactCATCATCTTCAGCAGGTATAAATTCTAAGATTAATTTGATGCATCTCACCACGTAATTCGGCTTATCTTTCAATGTCCTTCATCACCTCATATCTCATCCCTCGCCTTCGcatgcctttcttcccttccacctttgcATTCGGCGACAACTTTCATTTTCTCATTGTCTCTCACAATGTGGCAGATTAAATAGTCCCATCTTGTTCTCAACGTTTTCAAAAGCCTTTTTTACCTGTCTTACTCTTCTTACAACTTCCATCTTACCCTCGCGAGCTGTTCATTTGATCTTTATCATTATACTGCAACTCCAAATTTCAACAGCTTTCACTGTTTTATCATCTATTAAAAtggatattgaaattatttgaaaatttcaaacaataaCTTATTTCGTTGTCGAATTCGCATCGTTCTGAAAGGgctggtgaatttttttaatccattatttaTACACACTTTCCCACTACTCGCCTCAATTGGAGTGTGGGTGGGTTTTTTAGACACCATCCGCTGCctaaaaaaaagggaattttcCAACCAAGTTCCACCTACGATTCATTAAAGTCCTTAGTCGTTCGGGAGAAAgtgaattcccatatctgtccTTTCGACAAagtatctcccttaatttatcgcttctgccgaacctggaagtatagtgggagttctaatatgatgttgtgcgtgtcgctctgaaagatagcTAGTCTCAATTATGCAAGGCACCTAAGCCTATCGCATAGCCTAGCATTTAAATGTGCGGATGCGTGGAATCGCATTCCCTGCTCAACTGGAGATGCAGTCTCCTCGAGCGCTCTTGTTTCCGTGGATTCGATTGCGTGTACTCATTTCGCTTGACCCTGCTGCGAGGGAGGAGGCAGAGGTGGGAGTCTTGGCACTGCGAGTGACTGCTTTTTACCCTTCGTTGATCCAACCCCGCCCTCATccacctccccccctcccccgataCGGTGTTtaagggggaagggggggggtgTGTTGTAAGTGGAGGGGGGACGATGGGAAGGAAAGCGATTGGGAATCGACGTCGCTCCGCCGCTTGCATCGCCCTCTATGCGCTTCCTCCATTTTCGCTGACAGTCCTATCTTTACCGCCTCATCGATTCAATCCGCGTTTGCGAACTAGCTTCAATTGTTCTTAATGGCCATTATGTTTATTGACTCTTTAACATTGACGCACTGTTGTCCAGAATGCCGGAAAATGCGGCACCTTAACCTGTTGAAACCAGTGCAGAGTATTTATAGGTTTTTGCGGTCGCCTACCAAAAATTTCACCTCGggactaagaaaataaaaatttttgtgtgaattaAAAATCTGTTATCGTTTTTGGATGTTCTCAAAATCTTGTTATCTGGAATGTAAACTCTGTTTAGAAGATGCGTTCAACAAATTGTTGCTCCAAACAATGGTGGTTGATGAATATCAAGCACATTACTTAAGATTCCCTTGAAGGGATATATGATCTATACCTATTCTCTTAAATTCCTTATTCCAAGTTACTTCTAATGTCCATACCCAGCTAACAGAAAGGAATAGGTGGagatttaatccatttttcaagCATAATTCTTGCATCTGGAAACTTCCTCACGTTATCGAACATGCACTTGAAAGTTTCAAGTGTTGACAATAACATATACCTAACCGAGCAGAACTTTTTCCCAACTGATTATATTTCTCTTTTGGTAGAATGCGTTtcatttcattatgaaaatttaGCCAAAATACGAAAATTATGTATTACTAGTGTACTCTTTAAAATTTGACTTGTGATTACTTCTATTTCCAGTTTACAGAACTCAAATAGAAATTATGTCCGCGATGATAAAGCCGTCTGAAGTGGAGGACTTATTAAACGGCGCACTGAAAATAGTCTCGAGTGCGTTCGCTTTCAGGCAAGTGAATTCCTGGGCACCTAATATTTTAAAGATTAAGTATTCGTCGATTCTTAGTTGATTTAATTGTATTTCGTAGGGGTACTTTGGAAATTTGGTTATTTGATCCAATTTTAATACTATTCTATTGTATtaatactaattttaataataataactaatatcaataatatattatatattacaaCTAAAATTAATAGTGTGGTATGCGTATTAGCGTATTTTTTGTATTCCATAGGTGTATTCTCTGCAGTGTTCTATAGGTGTTCTGGCACTTCGCTCTTGAGCTGGCAGGctctttattcatttatttcgatTCTCATGGTGCCATCAGGTGATAGCCTACTTGTATTAGTATCTattaaaaggaataaataaatatctttgaacATTATATAGCTAAGCTTCTTTGCTaaatattgtatttgattttactgATATAGGTGGCTTTAGTAGTGCGGTAATAAAGGTCCttattttaacacgttgcgtacggatggcgagaattctcgtcatttttttttcccgaacgtttcggacggatgacgaagattctcgtcatttaggcgcatcaaccaaaacaattttaaagcgtacaatacgtattcgttagtacgttttcagttgttgttcgttatgcATAATGAactgatgcatcataacgtttgattgggtaaattatattctaaacattagctttttaatcatgtttaaaccaaaggcattacgccctaatggGCACACAATGGGAATTTAAATACctcggtacgcaacgtgttaagaatgCTTCTcggatttataaaaaatatttataaatttagacAAGAAAAAAGACAGATCAGGAGAAAACGCGAATATAAAATAAGGTAATGAAAGTCCAGTTTGCGTCATCATAAAAAATCCaaacatattataaaaatgatattccgACATTTAGGACTAACATGGActcaaaaatgatatttaaaatgagTTGGAGTGTAAAATGTAATTGCCTAGAGTGACGTATGTTCTCTTTGGCAATGAActgaaaataacattatattccCCGGTTGTAAATGTGGTAAGACccaaaattcattccaaaatatCATGATGCATCCGAATTACGTGGTCCGCTACTTCAATGCCGCGGGTGGATGTATCATGTGCCGCGCAGATGACTACTTGTTTCGTGTATCTATTTCCTCGGAAATAAAAGTATGTAGGTGCAAATAGATAAGCGGACtaaagaattgagtggagagctttgtCAGGCCAACCGTAGGGTTGTCGGCCAGTGATGATGTTTAAGAAagcctgggttcgaatcccggcgatgCTAAATATAATTTCCATGGTGAATTTCCCCCTCGGTAAACGGAAGTCATTTTCAATGGGCCCTTcaattgtcattgtcatttattgataaatataaaataattttatcataaggGAATCTGCGGTATCCTCTAAATTCCTTCTGTCATCAGTGTATTAGAAGGGGGAAATACAAACGCCGCTCAAACAGCCGCTccaaaatagttattctcaaaaTCCACATTActattttcaaaaggaaacaaTTACAGAAGTGAGCTATTTCAGATTTATCTAATTGATGATTATTTGGTTTATTATAGAGTTCGCGTGAAATTGGTGCTGATAAAGttgttaaaacttttttatttttgtcgaaAAGTTAATGTAATCTGGATCCGTGCTAAGGAAGAATATTCATTGTGAATGAAATTTTGGGCAAAGCGAAAGCGAAAAGGTTGAAAACCACCCACTCAAAACTTCGCTGAAAAGTTTTGttctttaaactttcaaaatttttctcatttcaattgaAGAGTAGCTATGCGAAGGAAATATAGACGGGGGTAGTATTAATAACATGAATTTGGGAGACGGCCACTACTCTTATTGCTCTATGAtacctattttgtaatattctccAGGTGACAGTCGGGAATATTTCCgcataaaactatatttttatctccATTGAAAATTCATTCTTCTTCGGTACATCTTACCTtgtaaaagttgtctttttttgcCTCTGGGGCATTGCAGAGtgacttatcaaaatattttcatttggattAAAGCCCTATTCGTCAAGGAAATCGAaattttatgttgcaaaatatATTGTGCAGATGCTGGTTCGTGTAATGTGTAAGAAAAAACGACACAGTTTTCAGCACATTTCCCTTACAATTGGCATCTAATGCAAAGTATTTTTAGGGGAGTGCAAAGGCTTGATATTGTGAATTCACGTAAAACTTAAGTATTGAGTTATTCTATTAAAGAAAATTGACTGCAGGACATATTTGGGTTTCACAAATCGTGGTTCGTAGAGGCTCAGAGAACTGCTCAGAATAGCAGTTTCTGAAGGAAATGAATTCATTGTCAATGAAATTTATCCCAATTCTCGTATTGATACACGAATGCATTTTCCTCAAGGGCAGGTTCTTTAATAGCAAGAAATATTGATGATTTTTAAGAGACATTTCCTTGACCACTTATTAccagttgaattttaaatattctcttgaGTGGTTTCACGAGCTTTATTTGCCATTGACGAAATAATGTCCACTTTCGACAACGCTATTTTTTCTTGTAAGCATGATTCCACGGCTAGAACATATTTAAACGCTTTCTGAGCTGTGATTAGAGCATACTCTGATTTATTGTCAAGTTGTTGGCAAAAATTATctgattttgtattttaaaaatagcatCGAGATATATGTTGAGTGATACTCTCTATGGTGTAGCCTATTTATCTACCTATCAGAATAcaaatttgatggaaatattaaagtTTTGAATGAGAAGGAGATTAAATAGTtatgtatggaaaaaataaaggtttatgatattttattgcgGTGGATTAGGGAAGAATATCTCATTGCGTGTCTGGGAGAGGAGGTTGAATGGTGGAGCGATGGAATCCGCAAAGCAGGAAAGGCTGCAAGCGGGAAAGTGGAAGGAAGGCGACTTCAGTGCGCGGATTGATGGAACTTGGCTGCATGCCGGGCTGTCGAGAGAAATAGAATCTCCGGAATCGGGGTCTCTCTTGCTCTGCGCCTCTCGTAAGCGAAGGATTTCCTCTAATAAATTCAACTCTTCTCGCTTAGGTGAGCAGAAACCTGTTTAGTGTTTGCCTTCGTTTGGGTTTAGGCCGCGGCGGATATTGATTGGGAAAGGAGGGcgccctccccctcccaccctctttGCCGATTGCATCTCTACACCACTGCGTCATAGCTGCATTCACACCCACCCCACCCGGGGTTTAGGTACGTCTCCGAATGTAAAGATGCTAATTTCCTCCAATAtatctttttctatacttcactTAAGCGTGTACTTAGCTCCATTCAggctttttaatcattttttcatcaatcattacggatgaaatatatataatttactatttttagaTGCTCcgtttatataattatttcatgTGTTCTCCGTAAAATAACTGATAACTTTTAGTGCGGCCTGCTAATCCTCTGGACTTCGGCAATTATCCTTCTCTATGAACCAATGCGCTCGATCACATCATACTTATCATACATTGATTACACCCACTTGGATTCAGATGGATCCTCTTAAATAAAcgttttttacgtttcttaagCGTCTGGCTTCAGATTATTCGCTGCGTCATATGCTCCTCAGTGTTTGTAAAAAATAGTATATCAGCCAGGTAAAGAAATTTT
It includes:
- the LOC124174169 gene encoding uncharacterized protein LOC124174169, whose product is MTPLALVLMLALAASCCAGASVPEAPAPPPPEAPPDAEDAFSECLRRDSIKCVQVHAFRAMRAFFGQERVRLGAGLELVRESGAGEERSGRGTALELPGEGAEEREAALEAFAVDNAVRFLSERSLRWNPKEGAEALKGFVSTARDVANAISASGIGAKIGDFISQGRGKKILKAVIPILVGIKIKAIIVMILTYLAIAFIAKKAILASLISLVISTVIGIRKLLDRHHSYPSQHVSTSHSVDYGHAAPVHVVSAPYHHSEPAYEGPDHYDHYAAHSSPVASHALAYGGQKPGGLRRRRR